DNA sequence from the Bacteroidota bacterium genome:
GGCCCTTATAACGACAGCAAGGATGTTGCCAGTTTTTCAAGTAATCAGGGTAAATATTATATTGCCCAGCCCGGTACTTTCCTGTTGTTTTTCCCTTCAGACGGACATCGTGCCAGTATTAAGTCCATAGCGGGAAGCACAGATAAGGTTAAAAAGATTGTTATCAAAATTAAAGCCGACTAACAAAATTGATTGCAAAAAATATTCACTGCTAATTAAAAAACCGCTTAACTTTTAAGTTAAACGGTTTTTTTATCTCATCTGCAAAGGGCTTGCTTAATAAGCCCTGCGGTGTTTACCTTCAATAAAATCAATAAAAGCATTATTGACTACCCTGTTTCCTCCGGGTGTAGGATAATTTCCGGTAAAATACCAGTCACCCAAATCATTCGGGCAGGCCTTGTGCAAATTATCAATAGACTGATAAACCACTTCCACTTCAGCTTCCACATCTTTATCAGTCAATAATTTGGTAATTTTTTCACTAACTTCATCATCAGTGAAAGGTGCATAAATTTCCTTCACATAATTGACAATCTGTTCTTTGGGAAGATGCTGCTGAGCCTTTGATTTATTGTAAACATCATTGATCACCGATTCCCTTCCGGTTTCCCTTAGCAAAGTTATAGCTGCCTTAAAAGCAATAAAATCATCAAACTTGGACATGTCTATGCCGTAACAATCCGGATAACGTATTTGGGGAGAGGAAGAAAGTACCACAATCTTTTTGGGGCCCAGCCGGTCCAGGATTTTAATGATACTTTGCTTTAAGGTTGTACCCCTGACAATGGAATCATCAATAATAACCAGGTTATCTACTCCCTTTTTAATTGTACCATAGGTAATATCGTATACATGACCGACCAAATCCTTACGGCCCTTATCCTGACTGATAAAAGTACGAAGTTTAATATCTTTTATCGCTATTTTTTCAATTCTAGGCCGTGCATCCAGAATTTTAGTCAGATCTTCCTCAGATATTCTCCTGCCGATTTCGACAATCTTGCGTTTTTTCTCGTTGATCATAAAATTTTCTACCCCTTTCAGCATGCCATAGAAAGCGGTTTCAGCCGTATTGGGGATAAAGGAGAAAACCGTATGTTCCAGATCATAATCAACGGCCTTAAGAATAGCAGGGGTAAGCAATTCCCCGAGTTTTTTACGTTCCTGATAAATATCTACGTCACTTCCTCTTGAAAAATAAATTCTTTCAAAAGAACAGGAACGGCGTTCCTGAGATTCAAGAACCTTCTCATGAGTAACCTCCCCATTTTTACGGATAATTACTGCATATCCCGGAGTGATCTCATGTACATCCTCAGCAGGAACGTTAAAAACAGTCTGAATAACCGGCCTTTCAGAAGTAACGACAGCAACCTCATCATTATGATAATAATAAGCCGGCCTGATGCCCCATGGATCACGAATCACAAAAGCATCTCCGTGCCCGACAATACCAGAAATAACATAACCTCCATCCCAGCGCTTACTGGATTCATGAAGAATATTTTTTATATCAAGATTTTCCTGTATAAGTTCAGAAATTTCGACGTTTGAATAGCCTGCATCTTTATAGATACGGAAAAGACGTTGATTTTCTCCATCCAGAAAATGACCGACATTTTCAAGAACGGTTACAGTATCTGAAAAATCCTTGGGGTTTTGTCCCAAATCAATTAATACCTTAAATAAATCGCTAACGTTGGTTAAGTTAAAATTCCCGGCCATGACCAGATTACGAGACTTCCAGTTATTTTGGCGCATCACCGGGTGGACATTTTCAATGTTATTTCGGCCATAAGTGCCATACCTCAAATGCCCAAGGTATATTTCAGAAGCAAAAGGGACATTTTCTTTAGCCCATTTGGCATCCCGGAGCAAATCAGGACTTTTAATTTCTTTTTTCTTAAAATGAGCATAAATTTTACGAAAAACATCATCTATAGGAGAGGCTTCAATGGAACGATGACGAAAGATATACTTATTGCCGGGTGGCAGGTCAAGTTTTACTCCGACAACTCCGGCACCATCCTGTCCGCGGTTATGCTGTTTCTCCATCAGCAAATACAACTTCTCCAGCCCATACAGCCAGCTGCCGTATTTCAATTGATAATATTCAAGTGGCTTTAGCAATCGAATCAATGCTATTCCACATTCATGTTTTATCTGATCACTCATTTAATTAACGGTACTTTATTGTCACTTCAATTAATAATCAAGTTTTGGGTAATTAATCCTATCGTTCACAATAAAAGCATAACGAAAACTTTGTACAATTTGTTTATAAAATTTCAATGCGTCGTTACGTGTCCTAAAATCACCCACATATACCTTGAAATTGGGAGTTGTAAACAATAAATATGAAGGAACATCAGGATAAAGATTGGAAAATTGCGCTCTAACCTCCATGGCATTTTGACGGGCATCTTTGCCTGATTGGGAAAAAATACGAATTCTGTAACCCGGTATTCCCTGTTGTTGTGAATTATTTTGAATATGCTTATCCAGAAGCTCTTCGATTCGTTTATCCTCAATAATTTTAACTCTGCCACATTCAGATTCTTCTTCTTGTAGTTTGTTAATAATATTTACAGATAATTTTCCACTTTCCGTTTGTTGAGAGTATGCACTTAAAAAACTGATGATGAAGGTTAAAAAAAACAGGATGAATTTATTCATAGTCAAACCTCATTTCTAAAATATGGTGCAAAAATACTACTTTTTCATCATTATTATAATAACGATTTTATCATATCTGATCCCAGATTATTTTTAATCGTATTTTCGCTGTTCACCGTTATTTTTCTTGCAAACAGGAATGATTTTACTTTGACGTAACCGTTCATCTTCACCTTAATGGTCGGCGCTGACAAGGTTTTCATTATCCTGAAAGCTCCCTGTAATAAACTGGGCATTGAAAGATCAAAGGTCAACTCCTGAACCTGATTGGATTTGGCGCCGATTACTATATCCTGTACATGATTTATACAACCAATATATTCCCCGTTCACCTCCAAATCTATATGAATATCATTAACTTTATAGGAAAAAATATTGGGGTTGGTAACAGGGATATATAAATTTACTGTAACTGACTGATTGGAAACTTTTTCAAGCTTAAAGGATTCGATTTTCCCTACTTTGATTTTTTCGACCAGGCTACAGGAATTACAAAGGGCCATCAGCCCCAAAGCACAGAAAGTTATTTTTAAAAATCTAAAATTCATAACCAAAGATTTTACCAAATGAAACATCAAACGTACATGAATTTTAAGTAATTGACAAATTGAAAAAATTAAAATTTTTTTTATCATCATGAAAAACGTAATCCAATGTTTAATTATGATGAGTTTTTAATATTCTATTTTAAGAAATGAATTATTTTTACAAAAGATTTATATAGAACTACATCATGGAAAAATTAAAAATATTTCTGCTTCCCTTATTTCTATTAGGAGCTTTTAGTGTCTGCAATGCTCAGAAAGGAAAATTATTAAAAGCCGATCAGATTTTTAATGCCGGAGAATTCTTTGATGCTGCCGATAAGTACAAAGATGCATATAATGATGTCAGTGATAAAACTAAAAAAGCAGAAATACTTTTCAGAATTGGCGAATGTTACCGTCTGACCAGTAATCCTGCAAAAGCAGAAATATGGTATGCAAAAGCCATCAACAAGAATTATTCCAATCCCCTTGTTTACCTGTATTTTGCCCAGGCAAAACTGATGAATCAGAAATATGACGAGGCAAAAGAACAGTTTATGAAATATAAGACGCTGGTACCGGATGATCCAAGAGGAGGAGATGGAGTACTTTCCTGTGAATTTGCACAAAAAATGATCAATAATCCAACCGGTTACCTGGTTGAAAATGTAAAAGCCATCAATTCCAAGGTCAGTGATTATTCGCCCGCTTTTGCCAGGGACGATTATAATGAGCTCTATTTTACTTCATCCCGAGACGAAGCTACGGGAAACAACAACCATGGGGCAACAGGACAAAATTTTGCAGATATTTTTGTCACCCGGAAAGATAAAAAAGGGAAATGGAGTATGCCCGTTCCCCTGACTCCGAATATCAACACAGAAGCTGAGGAAGGAACCCCATCCCTGACCAAGAATTTTTCAACGATGTATTATTCCACTTGCAATGAAAGCAAGAAAAGGATAATGGGTTGCCAGATCTTTTCATCTACCCGCGAAAATGACGACTGGACAAAAGGCAAGCCCATAGAACTGGGAGATGATTCTATAGTTATTGCCCATCCTGCTATTTCTCCGGATGAACTTACCCTTTATTTTGTTTCAGATATGCCCAAAGGATCGGGCGGCAAAGACATCTGGATGTGTACCCGTGCCAGTGTTTCCGACAAATGGGGGAAACCCGTGAACCTGGGGGATCAGATCAATACCCCTGATGATGAAGAATTTCCGTATGTTCATCCTGACGGAACTCTGTATTTTTCCTCCAACGGCCGTGTGGGCATGGGCGGATTAGATATTTATAAAGCCAAAAAAGATCAGGATGGAAATTGGAAAGTTGAAAATATGGGATCTCCCATCAACTCTTCTGCAGACGACTTCGGTATTACTTTCCAGGCTGATGAAGAAAGGGGTTATTTCTCAAGCAACCGGGGTGCTCATGGTGACGATGATATTTACTCTTTCGTCCTCCCCCCCCTAAGATTCAATATTTTAGGCGTTGTTAAAGATGAGAAAACTGATTCCATTGTCCCCAATGCTACCGTCAAATCAATTGGCAGCGATGGCATCACCGTGGATACGAAAACGGATAAAACCGGTACTTTCAGATTCAACCTCAAACCTGCAACAGATTATGTATTCATCGTTTCCAAGACTGGCTTCCTGAACGGAAAAGAACGTGAAACAACCAAGGGACTGGATAAAAGCAAAGATTTTAAAACCACTATCCTGATTTCTTCCATTGCAAAACCCATTGAACTGCCCAATATCTTTTACGATTTTGCCAAATGGGACCTGAGGCCTGAATCCATGGTGGCACTTGATAAATTGGTTGAAACATTAAATGACAATCCAAACATCACCATAGAATTGATGAGCCATACCGATTCACGTGGTACCGATGAAGACAACCTGATTTTATCGCAAAAGAGGGCCCAGTCGGTGGTTGATTACCTTATTTCCAAAGGCATTGCCCCAGACAGGCTTTCAGCAAAGGGATACGGAGAGTCTCAACCCATGGTAGTAGATAAAAGAACTGCCGCTCAATATATCTTCTTACCCGAAGGAACTTTACTGGATGACAAGTTTGTCGATAAACTGCCTTCTTCAGACCTGAAAGAAATTGCTTACCAAATCAACCGCCGTACTGAATTCAGGGTATTGTCGACAAATTATAAATCAAAGAAATAAATATAAAAACAGAGAGGTGTAAAATAATTCATCTCTCTGTTTCTTATATAATCTTCTGATTTTAGGATATGACGTATGCTGTTCTGAAAAAGGAAAGCATTAATCCTTTTATAGAGTATAGCATTTCATAAAATGCCTTCCTCTGATAGGATTCAGATAAAATATTTCACCATTAAAAATTTAGCAAAAACATCATAAGGCATTAACCGTAACCATCCAATCCTGACTATGGACAATATTTGCGGCAATGACGGTATATCTTACACAACCTTTGCTGAAATCGACCGGAACATTAGGCGCAGGATGGATTACAGCCCCCATAGGAACAGAAATCACCGGAACAATAAAAGATAAATCAGTGCCTTTAGGAACAGTAATTTTAATCGTGTGTTGAAGAGTATCAATTGAGGATGATTTCTGATTCTTAATGGTAAAACCATGAATATTCGCCTCTGAAGAGGAAATCTGTTTCACCCCATTCCAGACATTAGTGGAAGTTTTGACTGCTCCCTCCTTATTATATTGAAATGAACGGGTACCCACCACATTGTTACCCACATAAAAATTCATTTTTACGATATAACCCTGATGATCAAATATATTTTCACCTTCACTGTATCCGTAGGGAGAGATTAAGGTTCCCTTGGAATCATAATATTTCCAGTTCAACTGATCACCCTGGGCATTTTCCTGGTCCTTATAACAGGCAATTCCCTGCGGGCTATTTATAATTTTATAATTCTCATCCAGATTGTAATGGGCTATTGTGTGCTTAACGGGATCAACTTTAAAACCTGACACCCTAAAAGGGAAATAAGGAGAGACATCAACCCAATCACCCTTCACGTTTTTACGATGTTCAATAACCAGGGAATCCCGGTAATCCCAGTTGTATTCTGCTACGTTCCAAACGCCCTGCATGGGCTTCCCTTTATAATCATAATATTTCAAAGATACCTTCTGTCCCCTTTTATTGAATGTGGTTTCCTCAACATAAACACCTTTATAATTCGGGG
Encoded proteins:
- a CDS encoding SPOR domain-containing protein; translated protein: MNKFILFFLTFIISFLSAYSQQTESGKLSVNIINKLQEEESECGRVKIIEDKRIEELLDKHIQNNSQQQGIPGYRIRIFSQSGKDARQNAMEVRAQFSNLYPDVPSYLLFTTPNFKVYVGDFRTRNDALKFYKQIVQSFRYAFIVNDRINYPKLDY
- a CDS encoding OmpA family protein, with the protein product MEKLKIFLLPLFLLGAFSVCNAQKGKLLKADQIFNAGEFFDAADKYKDAYNDVSDKTKKAEILFRIGECYRLTSNPAKAEIWYAKAINKNYSNPLVYLYFAQAKLMNQKYDEAKEQFMKYKTLVPDDPRGGDGVLSCEFAQKMINNPTGYLVENVKAINSKVSDYSPAFARDDYNELYFTSSRDEATGNNNHGATGQNFADIFVTRKDKKGKWSMPVPLTPNINTEAEEGTPSLTKNFSTMYYSTCNESKKRIMGCQIFSSTRENDDWTKGKPIELGDDSIVIAHPAISPDELTLYFVSDMPKGSGGKDIWMCTRASVSDKWGKPVNLGDQINTPDDEEFPYVHPDGTLYFSSNGRVGMGGLDIYKAKKDQDGNWKVENMGSPINSSADDFGITFQADEERGYFSSNRGAHGDDDIYSFVLPPLRFNILGVVKDEKTDSIVPNATVKSIGSDGITVDTKTDKTGTFRFNLKPATDYVFIVSKTGFLNGKERETTKGLDKSKDFKTTILISSIAKPIELPNIFYDFAKWDLRPESMVALDKLVETLNDNPNITIELMSHTDSRGTDEDNLILSQKRAQSVVDYLISKGIAPDRLSAKGYGESQPMVVDKRTAAQYIFLPEGTLLDDKFVDKLPSSDLKEIAYQINRRTEFRVLSTNYKSKK
- a CDS encoding amidophosphoribosyltransferase, encoding MSDQIKHECGIALIRLLKPLEYYQLKYGSWLYGLEKLYLLMEKQHNRGQDGAGVVGVKLDLPPGNKYIFRHRSIEASPIDDVFRKIYAHFKKKEIKSPDLLRDAKWAKENVPFASEIYLGHLRYGTYGRNNIENVHPVMRQNNWKSRNLVMAGNFNLTNVSDLFKVLIDLGQNPKDFSDTVTVLENVGHFLDGENQRLFRIYKDAGYSNVEISELIQENLDIKNILHESSKRWDGGYVISGIVGHGDAFVIRDPWGIRPAYYYHNDEVAVVTSERPVIQTVFNVPAEDVHEITPGYAVIIRKNGEVTHEKVLESQERRSCSFERIYFSRGSDVDIYQERKKLGELLTPAILKAVDYDLEHTVFSFIPNTAETAFYGMLKGVENFMINEKKRKIVEIGRRISEEDLTKILDARPRIEKIAIKDIKLRTFISQDKGRKDLVGHVYDITYGTIKKGVDNLVIIDDSIVRGTTLKQSIIKILDRLGPKKIVVLSSSPQIRYPDCYGIDMSKFDDFIAFKAAITLLRETGRESVINDVYNKSKAQQHLPKEQIVNYVKEIYAPFTDDEVSEKITKLLTDKDVEAEVEVVYQSIDNLHKACPNDLGDWYFTGNYPTPGGNRVVNNAFIDFIEGKHRRAY
- a CDS encoding LEA type 2 family protein, which produces MNFRFLKITFCALGLMALCNSCSLVEKIKVGKIESFKLEKVSNQSVTVNLYIPVTNPNIFSYKVNDIHIDLEVNGEYIGCINHVQDIVIGAKSNQVQELTFDLSMPSLLQGAFRIMKTLSAPTIKVKMNGYVKVKSFLFARKITVNSENTIKNNLGSDMIKSLL